In a genomic window of Oncorhynchus keta strain PuntledgeMale-10-30-2019 chromosome 28, Oket_V2, whole genome shotgun sequence:
- the LOC118361261 gene encoding 5'-nucleotidase domain-containing protein 2-like yields MSCQKIRMFSHALWQTSKSTSLRKVYVASCGSVASTGPTTQIGKCCEDEQSCGSDLGIQPVRSTAIPISPSPANHRHVASNNQRVSPTLSERAFTTGLQIDSKTYLWSRYNEMKRLVHDLIPPGVCNLLNPSTIYANNEVDLDEVDIYGFDYDYTLALYSNTLDTMIYNTARDFLVKHYKYPEGIRKYDYIPNFAARGLHYDIQKGLLMKIDAFHYIQLGTVYRGLKPVPDDEVLELYGGTHHVPLQEVSGFYGKGPMMKQFMDVFSIPEMTLLAAANDYFNSNDIEYDPGHLYKDVSDAIGMVHIKGYMYKWIMQDLEKYILRGDETYAVLHRLASHGKKLFLITNSPFSFVDKGMKYMVGKDWRDFFDVVIVQADKPHFFNNCGKPFRRLDGNGDLQWDKIKSLDKGQIYKQGNLFDFLRLTGWRGSKVLYFGDHLYSDLADLMLRHGWRTGAIVPELEVETRVVNTEQYAQSLTWLQALTGLLERMQVHRDPKSKEVLQDWLKEREELRAVTKNLFNPHFGSIFRTCHNPTFFSRRLCRFSDLYMASISCLLNYDLSYTFYPRRTPLQHEAPLWMDQLCTGCMKTPFLEEMAHIR; encoded by the exons ATGTCCTGTCAAAAAATAAGAATGTTTAGCCATGCGTTATGGCAGACAAGTAAGTCAACGTCGCTTCGCAAAGTTTATGTGGCTTCTTGTGGTAGCGTTGCATCTACAGGTCCGACCACCCAAATAGGGAAATGCTGCGAAGATGAACAAAGTTGTGGATCAGATTTAGGTATCCAGCCTGTACGGTCCACAGCCATCCCAATTTCTCCATCACCCGCAAATCACAGACACGTAGCGAGCAACAACCAGAGGGTGTCGCCTACCTTGTCTGAAAGGGCATTCACTACAGGACTCCAGATTGACTCCAAGACTTACCTTTGGTCAAGGTATAATGAAATGAAACGGCTTGTGCACG ATCTGATTCCTCCAGGTGTATGTAACTTACTAAACCCCTCCACCATCTATGCCAACAATGAGGTTGACTTGGACGAAGTGGACATCTATGGCTTTGATTATGACTACACACTCGCTCTGTACTCCAACACTCTTGATACAATGATCTACAACACAGCTCGAGACTTCCTTGTCAAACACTACAAG TATCCAGAGGGCATTAGAAAGTATGACTATATTCCCAACTTCGCTGCACGTGGTCTCCACTATGACATTCAGAAG GGACTGTTGATGAAAATAGATGCCTTCCATTACATCCAGCTGGGGACTGTATATAG GGGTCTGAAGCCTGTTCCAGATGACGAGGTTTTGGAGCTCTATGGTGGAACTCACCATGTCCCTCTTCAGGAAGTCAGTGGCTTCTATGGAAAG GGTCCAATGATGAAGCAGTTCATGGATGTTTTCTCCATCCCAGAGATGACTCTCCTGGCAGCTGCCAATGACTACTTCAACTCCAATGACATTGAATATGACCCTGGTCATCTCTACAAAGATGTTTCG GATGCCATTGGAATGGTGCATATCAAAGGCTACATGTACAAGTGGATAATGCAAGACTTGG AGAAATATATTCTCAGAGGAGATGAGACCTATGCAGTTCTGCACCGTCTGGCCAGCCATGGCAAGAAGCTCTTCCTTATAACCAACAGCCCATTTAGCTTTGT AGACAAAGGGATGAAATACATGGTAGGAAAGGACTGGAGGGACTTTTTTGATGTTGTCATTGTTCAAGCTGACAAACCACACTTCTTCAACAACTGTGGCAA ACCTTTCAGACGTTTGGATGGCAACGGGGACCTTCAGTGGGACAAGATCAAGAGCTTGGATAAGGGCCAGATCTACAAACAG GGCAACCTGTTTGACTTTCTCAGGCTCACAGGATGGAGGGGATCCAAGGTGCTCTACTTTGGAGATCATCTGTACAGTGACTTGGCA GACCTGATGCTGCGTCACGGCTGGCGGACAGGGGCCATAGtaccagagctggaggtggagacCAGGGTGGTGAATACGGAGCAGTATGCACAAAGCCTCACCTGGCTGCAGGCACTCACCGGTCTACTGGAACGCATGCAG GTGCATCGAGATCCAAAGTCAAAGGAAGTTCTACAGGATTGGTTGAAGGAAAGAGAAGAGCTTCG AGCTGTGACCAAGAACCTGTTCAACCCTCACTTTGGCAGCATTTTCCGCACCTGCCACAACCCCACCTTCTTCTCCCGTCGCCTGTGTCGCTTCTCTGACCTCTACATGGCATCCATCAGCTGTCTGCTCAACTACGACCTCTCCTACACCTTCTACCCTCGTCGCACCCCCCTGCAGCACGAGGCGCCCCTGTGGATGGACCAGCTTTGCACTGGCTGCATGAAGACTCCCTTTCTGGAGGAGATGGCTCACATCCGCTGA
- the LOC118361260 gene encoding coiled-coil domain-containing protein 22-like: protein MDEVDKILIHSLRQTGTDVGKDVQSVKHFTSELIVEAVVRCLRVIDPALGSGLCPSLPPGMSARFRVGMSLAQACQDLGYKGEIGYQTFLYSNEPEIRSLLMFLVEKLPRESAEASDQPAGKSALLQKSIAAQIKAQLALPWLSPSCRLPLLCKTQNPGPSHSFHSQTLSLPHCLKVPGKKQLKEENDYHRDFLPPVTAQPSQHASVPASLLEQHAGELSAAQEWENEWNSQGLLSRLTPEEYRSRKRARLQKRIEEQLRTVAQTRQDTLGAHRSGSDLTELLQSFGGSPLIGDILAKGTRFTHTEKFTFTEEPEKAAKQMAAAANSLPSSHQSEEDLQARQQEELASLQLQLQQLSLSLEEVGGDMRQLTVSIHQVSDELKQKELSNTEEEDSVRVKKQTIYLLPDGENNLAKLQALVEGSAERVVNLAAQWEKHRAPLIDEHRRLKELCSNQEMESSRKLSEIKELHEKISQSAEEAKKKEELYKQLITEFENLPKDISRSAYTARILEIVGNIRKQKEEITKILSDTKELQKEINSLTGKLDRTFAVTDELVFKDAKKDESVRKSYKYLAALHENCTQLIQTIEDTGTIMREIRDLEEQIDTENGKKTVSNLEKILEDYKAIRQENSALAAKIREA from the exons ATGGATGAAGTTGATAAGATTTTAATTCACTCGCTTAGACAGACTGGCAC GGACGTGGGGAAGGATGTGCAGAGTGTGAAGCACTTCACCAGTGAGCTGATAGTGGAGGCGGTGGTGAGATGTCTGCGAGTGATCGACCCGGCCCTGGGAAGCGGACTGTGCCCCTCCTTACCCCCAGGCATGTCTGCCCGCTTCCGTGTGGGCATGAGCCTGGCACAGGCCTGTCAG GACCTTGGCTACAAGGGAGAGATTGGCTACCAGACCTTTCTGTACAGCAATGAGCCAGAGATCCGCTCCCTGCTCATGTTCCTAGTGGAGAAGCTACCCAGAGAAAGTGCTGAGGCCTCGGACCAACCAGCAG GTAAATCGGCCCTCCTCCAGAAATCCATAGCTGCCCAGATTAAAGCTCAGCTGGCCTTGCCCTGGCTCTCTCCATCCTGCAGACTACCCCTCCTCTGTAAAACACAG AACCCAGGACCGTCCCACAGTTTCCACTCTCAAACCCTTAGTTTACCCCACTGCCTCAAAGTGCCTGGGAAAAAGCAATTGAAAG AGGAAAATGACTACCACAGGGACTTCCTTCCCCCTGTAACTGCCCAGCCGTCGCAGCATGCCTCCGTGCCGGCCTCCCTGCTGGAGCAGCATGCAGGGGAGCTCAGTGCCGCCCAGGAGTGGGAGAACGAGTGGAACAGCCAAGGCCTCCTTTCCCGCCTCACACCCGAG GAATATCGCTCCAGGAAGCGTGCTCGTCTGCAGAAGCGGATCGAAGAGCAGCTGCGCACTGTGGCCCAGACCCGCCAGGACACCCTCGGTGCCCACAGGTCGGGCTCTGACCTCACAGAGCTGCTGCAGTCCTTCGGGGGCTCTCCCCTCATTGGTGACATCCTCGCCAAGGGCACCCGCTTCACCCACACTGAAAAATTTACTTTTACAGAG gagCCTGAGAAAGCTGCCAAGCAGATGGCAGCAGCGGCCAACTCCCTCCCCAGCTCACATCAGTCGGAGGAGGATCTGCAGGCCCGACAGCAGGAGGAGCTGGCCTCCCTGCAGCTGCAGCTACAGCAGCTCTCCCTCAGCCTAGAGGAGGTGGGCGGAGACATGAGGCAGCTAACTGTGTCTATACATCAG GTGTCAGATGAGCTGAAGCAGAAAGAGCTGAGCAACACGGAGGAGGAGGACTCTGTGCGGGTAAAGAAGCAGACCATATACCTGCTGCCGGACGGGGAGAACAACCTGGCCAAGCTGCAGGCCCTAGTGGAGGGAAGTGCCGAGCGAGTGGTCAACCTGGCCGCCCAGTGGGAGAAACACAGAGCTCCACTTATCGATGAGCACCGCAGGCTCAAGGAGCTCTGCAGCAACCAAGAG ATGGAGTCCTCCCGAAAGCTATCTGAAATCAAAGAGCTTCATGAAAAAATCAGTCAATCTGCGGAGGAGGCCAAGAAGAAGGAGGAACTGTATAAACAACTG ATAACAGAGTTTGAGAATCTCCCCAAAGATATCTCCCGCTCAGCGTACACTGCCAGGATCCTGGAGATCGTTGGCAACATCCGGAAACAGAAGGAAGAAATTACAAAG ATTCTGTCTGACACTAAGGAGCTGCAAAAAGAGATTAACAGCCTGACTGGAAAACTGGACCGAACGTTCGCTGTGACTGATGAGCTGGTCTTCAAG GATGCGAAAAAAGACGAATCTGTCCGCAAATCCTACAAGTACCTGGCAGCCTTGCATGAG AACTGCACTCAGTTGATCCAAACTATTGAGGACACTGGCACAATCATgagagagatcagagacctggaggaaCAG ATTGACACAGAGAATGGTAAAAAGACTGTAAGCAACCTGGAGAAGATCCTGGAGGACTACAAAGCCATTCGCCAGGAGAACTCTGCTCTGGCTGCCAAGATCAGAGAGGCCTGA